The Desulfomicrobium apsheronum genome has a window encoding:
- a CDS encoding NAD(P)H-hydrate dehydratase — MEVLGANVSVARGTPALMATAFVAARALGIDPPEALIIGDTGSGEGSRALYKHLVENLERIRHAGVTFHYLMPDVVWHNKILWGLEELAERPLLVADAGFMYAAKMSGYADHYDLFTPDAGEMAFLADEVAPHPFYTRGFLLQEESMIPELIDAAFASANAARHLLVKGQTDYVVDGGRIVSRLSEPDTPAMEPIGGTGDTLTGLVTALLASGMDMTKACRTAALANRYLGVLANPTPAFGVAELLPFLPEALDLAMRDAETSL; from the coding sequence ATGGAGGTGCTTGGCGCTAACGTCAGCGTGGCCAGGGGAACTCCGGCTCTTATGGCAACGGCCTTTGTTGCGGCCCGCGCGCTTGGCATCGACCCGCCCGAAGCACTGATCATCGGAGATACCGGTTCGGGGGAGGGCAGCCGCGCCCTTTATAAGCATCTGGTGGAAAATCTCGAGCGGATTCGGCATGCCGGAGTGACCTTTCACTATCTCATGCCTGATGTCGTCTGGCACAACAAAATTCTGTGGGGTCTGGAGGAGCTCGCCGAGCGTCCTCTGTTGGTGGCTGACGCGGGGTTCATGTACGCGGCCAAAATGAGCGGCTATGCCGATCATTACGACCTGTTCACACCGGATGCCGGGGAGATGGCCTTTCTGGCCGATGAGGTCGCCCCCCATCCCTTCTACACGAGGGGATTTCTGCTTCAGGAGGAATCGATGATTCCGGAACTGATTGATGCGGCTTTTGCCAGCGCGAACGCGGCTCGTCATCTCCTGGTCAAGGGACAAACAGACTATGTGGTTGACGGCGGACGTATCGTGTCGCGGTTGAGTGAGCCCGATACTCCGGCCATGGAGCCCATCGGCGGCACAGGCGACACCTTGACCGGTCTGGTTACGGCGCTGCTGGCCTCCGGAATGGACATGACCAAGGCGTGCCGGACGGCAGCACTGGCCAACCGGTATTTAGGTGTTCTGGCCAATCCCACCCCCGCCTTCGGCGTGGCAGAACTGCTCCCTTTCCTGCCCGAGGCACTGGATCTTGCCATGCGCGATGCGGAGACGAGTTTGTGA
- a CDS encoding ABC transporter ATP-binding protein, whose translation MNHIVHIDEVSKSFVTERGLAVAALEKASLGIGRGEFVCIVGPSGCGKSTLLRIISGLERADGGQTTYNDRPLDRPHRDVGMVFQEYSVLPWRTVRDNVCLGLEFLEEKKAARIELAMHYLGLVGMTRFAEAFPYELSGGMRQRVAIARALATDPQVLLMDEPFGALDAHTRILMQKELLRIWRETRKTVILVTHSVDEAVYLADRIVVMTSRPGRIREVIDVGLGHPRDRSNPEYARLTARILDMLEEEVVAAGEF comes from the coding sequence ATGAACCATATCGTACATATCGACGAAGTAAGTAAATCCTTCGTCACTGAACGCGGCCTGGCTGTCGCCGCGCTGGAAAAGGCCAGCCTCGGGATTGGCCGGGGTGAGTTCGTGTGCATTGTCGGGCCGTCGGGATGCGGCAAATCCACATTGCTGCGGATCATTTCAGGCTTGGAGCGGGCCGACGGCGGACAGACCACCTACAACGATCGTCCCCTTGATCGTCCGCACCGGGACGTGGGCATGGTTTTTCAGGAATATTCGGTTTTGCCCTGGCGCACCGTGCGCGACAATGTCTGCCTGGGACTTGAATTCTTGGAGGAAAAAAAGGCGGCGCGGATCGAGCTTGCCATGCATTATCTCGGCCTGGTCGGCATGACCCGATTTGCCGAGGCTTTTCCGTACGAACTGTCCGGGGGCATGCGGCAGAGGGTGGCCATTGCGCGGGCCCTGGCCACGGACCCGCAGGTCCTGCTCATGGACGAACCCTTTGGCGCCCTTGATGCCCATACGCGCATCCTTATGCAAAAAGAGCTGCTCCGCATCTGGCGGGAGACGAGAAAGACCGTGATTCTGGTCACTCACAGCGTTGACGAGGCCGTGTATCTGGCCGACCGCATCGTGGTCATGACTTCCCGGCCGGGCAGGATTCGCGAAGTGATCGATGTCGGGCTTGGACATCCACGGGACCGGAGCAATCCTGAATACGCCCGTCTGACGGCACGAATACTTGATATGCTGGAAGAGGAAGTGGTCGCGGCGGGAGAATTCTGA
- a CDS encoding protein phosphatase 2C domain-containing protein, with protein MKVEQILEQGSGAQNEDYLIMDHNIFGVFDGATSLTDACFEEGKSGGCMASSIAGQVFLRNHHPLVRLGAEANDSIRARMERSQIDLSRRCGLWSTSAAVVRLGDGEIEWFQTGDSQVVFIDRDGGYKVAARREDHDYPTLSMISERGRSHPEVQRLVEKIRQGMNRDYGVLNGEREAERFFRTGTEPACNIKTVLLFTDGLDVPCPAPKKYKDFSCLVSMAAELGLEGLRDHVRGQEAADPDIERYPRFKKHDDIAAIAIHF; from the coding sequence ATGAAAGTCGAGCAAATTCTTGAGCAGGGTTCCGGAGCCCAGAACGAAGACTATCTGATCATGGATCACAACATCTTCGGCGTCTTCGACGGCGCTACCAGCCTTACCGATGCCTGCTTCGAAGAGGGCAAAAGCGGAGGCTGCATGGCGTCCTCCATTGCGGGGCAGGTTTTCCTGCGCAACCACCACCCTCTCGTCAGATTGGGAGCCGAAGCCAATGACTCGATCCGGGCCCGGATGGAGCGCTCTCAGATCGACCTGTCCCGTCGCTGCGGATTGTGGAGCACCAGCGCTGCGGTGGTCAGGCTTGGGGACGGCGAAATCGAATGGTTTCAGACCGGGGATTCACAGGTGGTTTTCATCGACAGGGACGGCGGATACAAGGTCGCGGCCAGACGCGAGGACCACGATTATCCGACCTTGAGCATGATCAGTGAGCGGGGCCGCTCCCATCCCGAGGTGCAGAGGCTGGTCGAGAAGATACGCCAGGGCATGAACCGTGATTACGGTGTGCTCAACGGGGAGAGGGAGGCGGAAAGGTTCTTCCGCACAGGCACGGAACCGGCCTGCAACATTAAAACCGTGCTGCTGTTCACCGATGGGCTTGATGTTCCGTGCCCTGCGCCGAAAAAGTACAAGGATTTTTCATGCCTTGTGAGCATGGCCGCCGAATTGGGCCTGGAAGGTCTTCGCGATCACGTGCGAGGTCAGGAGGCGGCCGATCCCGACATCGAGCGTTATCCGCGCTTCAAGAAACACGACGACATCGCCGCCATCGCGATACATTTCTAG
- a CDS encoding ABC transporter permease codes for MIGNKVILPTVGEVAELLFHPNEDLLSMGSLITNIVVSLFRVLLGYIVAVLVAIPLGIAMGYYVSVHTMFGDFLNLFRPIPPLAWVPLVMAWFGIASFADLFGVDRGPWFVYLNNFKYSMIFIIFIGAFYPVLTSSIHGVRNVNRVFIDTARVLGAGEFDIFRKILLPAALPSMVNGMRIGLGVAWMCLVSAEMLPGSISGVGYLITHAYTMASTDIVVAGMFSIGLTGALMDWLFRRIERRCFSWQRLAR; via the coding sequence ATGATCGGAAACAAGGTCATCCTGCCCACGGTGGGAGAAGTCGCCGAGTTGCTTTTTCATCCGAACGAAGACCTGCTGAGCATGGGCTCCCTGATCACCAATATAGTGGTCAGCCTGTTCCGGGTGCTGCTCGGCTATATCGTGGCCGTTCTGGTCGCGATTCCGCTCGGTATCGCCATGGGATACTACGTCTCGGTGCACACCATGTTCGGAGATTTCCTGAATCTTTTTCGTCCCATTCCGCCTCTGGCCTGGGTGCCCCTGGTCATGGCCTGGTTCGGAATCGCGAGCTTCGCCGATCTCTTCGGGGTGGATCGGGGGCCGTGGTTTGTTTATCTCAACAATTTCAAGTATTCGATGATATTCATCATCTTCATCGGAGCCTTCTACCCGGTGCTGACCAGCAGCATCCACGGCGTGCGCAACGTCAACCGCGTTTTCATCGACACCGCCCGCGTGCTCGGTGCCGGAGAGTTTGATATTTTTCGCAAGATTCTGCTCCCGGCGGCCCTGCCGTCCATGGTCAACGGCATGCGTATCGGTCTTGGCGTGGCATGGATGTGTCTGGTTTCGGCCGAGATGCTCCCGGGGAGCATCTCGGGAGTCGGGTATCTGATCACCCATGCCTACACCATGGCATCGACGGATATCGTCGTCGCCGGGATGTTCAGCATCGGCCTGACCGGGGCGCTCATGGACTGGCTGTTCCGTCGGATCGAACGCCGGTGCTTTTCGTGGCAGCGGCTCGCGAGGTAA
- a CDS encoding DUF3343 domain-containing protein: protein MNWLRGLLSRKAPPVRGLSEKGMLLYPSTGEVIRAEEALRQSGLEVAVKGPPPDLRQGCDMVVEFSLVQEMRVREVLAERNLQPLRVAVAQDHLLEPVSLFQTKELGSYLMVRAANMKITVDRRDRRIVNVSGGGCPDVPYLADMLVGQTLDAAPEPRSLGQTLCGYALQLAFDEARRQCRG from the coding sequence ATGAACTGGCTGCGGGGGCTTCTGTCCCGCAAGGCCCCCCCGGTTCGCGGCCTCTCTGAAAAAGGGATGCTTCTCTATCCGAGCACGGGCGAGGTTATCCGGGCCGAGGAGGCATTGCGCCAGTCGGGTCTGGAGGTCGCGGTCAAGGGGCCGCCTCCGGATTTGCGTCAGGGTTGCGACATGGTCGTCGAGTTTTCCCTGGTGCAGGAAATGCGGGTACGGGAGGTGCTGGCAGAGCGGAATCTTCAGCCCTTGCGGGTAGCCGTCGCCCAGGATCACCTGCTTGAACCCGTGTCCCTGTTCCAGACCAAGGAATTGGGGTCGTACCTGATGGTCCGGGCCGCCAACATGAAGATCACCGTGGACCGCCGGGACCGACGTATCGTCAACGTGTCCGGCGGTGGGTGCCCGGACGTGCCATATCTGGCCGACATGCTGGTGGGACAGACCCTCGATGCGGCGCCCGAGCCCCGCTCTTTGGGGCAAACTCTGTGCGGCTATGCTCTGCAATTGGCTTTTGATGAGGCGCGACGTCAATGTCGTGGTTAA
- a CDS encoding glycosyltransferase family 4 protein translates to MRILHILSQMPDYTGSGKYVQEMIRQGRINGHEPFLIAGVSADFELPESLIRHEFCRLVRFEGQDIGFPIMGMSDVMPYPSTVCSALTKLQIIEYRMAFARVIGSAIADFAPDVIHSNHLWLASAVAREVAPQVPLVTTCHGSCLRQHRLCPELGDSLKGALRGIDRIIALFGQQKTDIVELLGIDPDRVDVISGGYNELCFYAEEDESDADAVQFLYAGKLDSSKGVPWLLRSLKSVEAPWHLHLVGAGSGPEKDLCLELAASHGQRVTVHGVLSHEALGGLMRRCAVFVLPSFFEGLPLVLLEAMACGCRIVTTDLPGAKELFAVPHPSMVRMVELPDLETVDRPYRADEPLLEQRLAEALRASMADVMNKVEPDQDYIRKITGSYTWEGIFARVEAVYRQALEDR, encoded by the coding sequence ATGCGAATTCTTCATATTCTCAGCCAGATGCCCGACTATACGGGCAGCGGCAAATACGTCCAGGAGATGATCCGGCAAGGCCGAATCAACGGGCATGAGCCATTTCTTATCGCGGGCGTTTCCGCCGACTTTGAACTGCCCGAATCGCTGATACGACACGAATTTTGCCGCCTGGTCCGTTTCGAGGGCCAGGACATAGGTTTTCCGATCATGGGCATGAGCGATGTCATGCCCTACCCAAGCACGGTCTGTTCCGCCCTGACCAAGTTGCAGATCATCGAGTACAGGATGGCCTTCGCCAGGGTCATCGGTTCCGCCATTGCCGATTTCGCGCCCGACGTCATCCACTCCAACCATCTGTGGCTGGCCTCGGCCGTGGCCCGCGAGGTCGCGCCCCAGGTGCCGCTGGTGACCACCTGTCACGGTTCGTGTCTGCGCCAGCATCGCCTGTGTCCGGAGCTGGGCGATTCGCTCAAGGGGGCTTTGCGCGGCATCGACCGGATCATCGCCCTCTTCGGGCAGCAGAAGACGGACATCGTCGAATTGCTGGGCATCGATCCCGACAGGGTGGACGTCATAAGCGGTGGATACAACGAGTTGTGCTTTTATGCCGAGGAAGATGAGTCGGATGCGGACGCCGTTCAGTTTCTCTACGCGGGCAAGCTCGACTCATCCAAGGGCGTGCCATGGCTGCTGAGAAGCCTGAAAAGTGTTGAGGCTCCCTGGCACCTCCATCTTGTGGGCGCAGGCAGCGGGCCGGAAAAGGACTTGTGTCTGGAACTGGCCGCCAGCCATGGTCAGCGGGTCACGGTTCATGGCGTCCTCTCCCATGAGGCGTTGGGTGGCCTGATGCGTCGCTGTGCCGTCTTTGTGCTCCCGTCTTTTTTCGAGGGACTTCCTCTGGTTCTGCTGGAGGCCATGGCGTGCGGCTGCCGCATTGTCACCACGGATCTGCCGGGGGCCAAAGAGCTTTTCGCGGTGCCCCACCCGAGCATGGTGCGCATGGTGGAACTGCCGGATCTTGAGACCGTGGACAGGCCGTACAGGGCCGATGAGCCGCTGCTTGAACAACGGCTGGCCGAGGCGTTGCGGGCGAGCATGGCCGATGTGATGAACAAGGTGGAGCCGGATCAGGACTATATCCGGAAAATCACGGGGTCATACACTTGGGAAGGCATCTTCGCCAGGGTCGAAGCCGTGTACAGGCAGGCTCTGGAAGACAGGTGA
- a CDS encoding double-cubane-cluster-containing anaerobic reductase, protein MTRKLKASGSVASALQFFEKFSEHCLAALEAAREDGRPIAGVYCIYAPLEIIRAAGCVPIGLCGKRQAPIQAAEAVLPASLCPLIKSSYGYAKTDTCPFFSAADFIIAETTCDGKKKMYEFLGRIKPMHLMHLPYDQSLGSALRFWNAETERLGEYLTAHGGVPITAGRLREEVEIGNAVRALMWEIVRINADGPPLLTGMQLLPVLESKSFMVEAAPYLAALRELRDELLKLRKSATGTTSDRRFRILLTGTPVGKGSHKVLQLIEESGAVVVCLDNCSGMKGLDSPVQIERDLFGNVGRRYLEIPCACMTPNPGRLRTVEALCRDFDIHGIIDLTWQGCHGFNVESQVVRERAEGLEVPFLQIETGYSESDAEQIRTRIEAFLEGIQ, encoded by the coding sequence GTGACACGAAAACTGAAAGCCTCCGGCTCGGTCGCATCGGCATTGCAGTTCTTCGAAAAATTCAGCGAACACTGTCTGGCGGCCCTTGAAGCGGCGCGGGAAGATGGCAGGCCCATTGCCGGGGTCTACTGTATCTACGCGCCCCTTGAGATCATCCGGGCCGCCGGGTGCGTGCCCATCGGGCTTTGCGGCAAGCGCCAGGCTCCCATCCAGGCGGCCGAGGCGGTGCTACCGGCCAGTCTCTGTCCTCTCATCAAGTCCAGCTATGGCTACGCCAAAACCGACACCTGTCCATTCTTCTCCGCGGCCGACTTCATCATCGCGGAAACCACCTGCGACGGAAAAAAGAAGATGTACGAGTTCCTGGGCAGGATTAAACCCATGCACCTCATGCATCTGCCCTATGATCAGTCCCTGGGGAGCGCTCTTCGATTCTGGAACGCCGAAACGGAGCGGCTGGGAGAATATCTGACGGCCCACGGCGGCGTGCCCATCACCGCCGGGCGTTTGCGGGAAGAGGTCGAGATCGGGAACGCCGTCCGCGCCCTGATGTGGGAGATCGTGCGCATCAATGCTGACGGTCCGCCTCTGCTGACCGGCATGCAGCTTCTGCCGGTGCTGGAAAGCAAGAGCTTCATGGTCGAGGCCGCGCCGTATCTTGCCGCCCTGCGCGAGCTGCGGGACGAACTTCTGAAGCTGCGAAAAAGCGCCACCGGGACGACTTCCGATCGTCGGTTCAGAATCCTCCTGACCGGCACCCCGGTCGGCAAGGGGTCTCACAAGGTCCTGCAACTGATCGAGGAAAGCGGGGCGGTGGTTGTCTGCCTGGACAATTGCAGCGGGATGAAGGGGCTGGACAGCCCGGTGCAAATCGAACGGGATCTTTTCGGGAACGTGGGCAGACGATACCTTGAGATTCCCTGCGCGTGCATGACCCCCAATCCCGGTCGGTTGCGGACAGTCGAAGCCTTATGCCGCGATTTCGACATCCACGGCATCATCGATCTGACCTGGCAGGGGTGTCACGGATTCAATGTCGAATCCCAGGTCGTCCGAGAAAGGGCCGAAGGGCTGGAAGTGCCGTTTCTGCAAATCGAAACAGGCTATTCCGAATCCGACGCCGAGCAAATCCGGACCCGCATCGAAGCGTTTCTGGAAGGAATTCAATAA
- a CDS encoding sterol desaturase family protein encodes MDGENILRLGAFILTAMLMAALEIARPRRRPDPDRKGRWVGNLGVVAVSTLLARLVFPVVPMALAATLRDQDLGIFPALGMPLAAEIVLGILILDLAMYGQHRAFHAWRPLWRLHRMHHADTFFDFSTGVRFHPLEILISMAFKLALVALFAPPPLAVLAFEIILNSAAMFNHANFFLPLPLDRILRLALVTPDMHRIHHSIDGREMNRNFGFSFPWWDRIFSTYQDQPAGGHENMPLGLNIFRDSKYRSLFQMLAMPFTNPSSGRKK; translated from the coding sequence ATGGACGGAGAAAACATACTCAGACTCGGGGCCTTCATACTGACGGCCATGCTCATGGCCGCCCTTGAAATCGCCCGGCCTCGCAGACGGCCCGATCCGGACCGCAAGGGTCGCTGGGTGGGGAATCTCGGCGTGGTGGCCGTGTCCACGCTGCTCGCACGCCTCGTTTTCCCCGTTGTGCCCATGGCTCTGGCCGCCACGCTCCGGGATCAGGACCTGGGAATCTTTCCCGCACTCGGTATGCCCCTGGCCGCGGAAATCGTTCTGGGCATCCTCATCCTGGACCTGGCCATGTACGGCCAGCACCGCGCCTTCCATGCCTGGCGGCCCCTGTGGAGGCTGCACCGCATGCACCATGCGGACACCTTTTTCGATTTCTCCACCGGGGTTCGCTTCCACCCCTTGGAAATCCTCATCTCCATGGCCTTCAAACTCGCCCTGGTGGCACTGTTTGCACCGCCTCCCCTGGCCGTTCTGGCCTTCGAGATCATCCTCAACAGCGCAGCGATGTTCAACCACGCCAACTTCTTCCTGCCTCTCCCCCTGGACCGTATCCTGCGCCTCGCGCTGGTCACGCCGGACATGCACCGCATCCACCACTCCATCGACGGCAGGGAAATGAACAGAAACTTCGGCTTCAGCTTTCCCTGGTGGGACCGGATTTTCTCGACCTACCAGGACCAGCCCGCCGGGGGCCACGAGAACATGCCGCTGGGCCTGAATATTTTTCGTGATTCCAAATACCGATCCTTGTTTCAGATGCTGGCCATGCCTTTTACGAATCCCAGTTCAGGACGCAAGAAATAA
- a CDS encoding ABC transporter substrate-binding protein → MTRMSLSVLRFKRIFGLFLVLAAILSAGPSMAEEKLPVLNVGYIFTTHHSPFIVAMAQNEEFKEFGVHLRPVVDKLKYELMDGDKPLALFNIIVNKSGSETTTMFAQGNMDIALASGTAIMAGIDQGTPMKMLCPTHVDGMGLVFPPQSTLKGWDQVAEYIRASEQPVKIGYHSPTSAPRIIIEGALQKAGLKVTQDATAQDADVLLVDLKSTSNFIPALTSGQVDAWVGPAPHPEVSELKKVGHIALDLRDLPPAGAWHNFPCCVMAARDAVIAEHPEVLRKTVELLTKSGHWCNEHKPEEGGILAGWTGSPAEAVQKSTIIYTTEPSENWMLGQGTYLDILNSMNKFRGELKGKSLAEVKDKLFDFSFLSKN, encoded by the coding sequence ATGACACGCATGTCTTTGTCGGTGTTGCGGTTCAAACGCATTTTTGGCCTGTTCCTGGTCCTGGCGGCAATCCTGTCCGCGGGGCCGTCCATGGCCGAAGAAAAGCTTCCCGTTCTGAACGTGGGCTACATCTTCACCACGCACCATAGCCCCTTCATCGTGGCCATGGCACAAAACGAGGAATTCAAGGAGTTCGGGGTCCACCTGCGTCCCGTGGTGGACAAGCTGAAGTATGAGCTCATGGACGGCGACAAGCCCCTGGCTCTTTTCAACATCATCGTGAACAAGAGCGGCTCCGAAACGACAACCATGTTTGCCCAGGGGAACATGGACATCGCCCTTGCCTCGGGTACGGCCATCATGGCCGGGATAGACCAGGGCACGCCCATGAAGATGCTCTGCCCGACGCATGTCGACGGGATGGGGCTCGTGTTTCCGCCCCAGAGTACGCTCAAGGGCTGGGATCAGGTCGCTGAATACATCCGCGCTTCCGAGCAACCCGTGAAGATCGGCTACCATTCTCCCACCAGCGCTCCGCGCATCATCATTGAAGGCGCCTTGCAGAAGGCCGGTCTCAAGGTCACTCAGGACGCAACCGCGCAGGACGCCGATGTCCTGCTGGTCGATTTGAAATCCACCTCCAATTTCATTCCCGCGCTGACCAGCGGCCAGGTCGATGCCTGGGTCGGACCCGCGCCGCACCCCGAGGTCTCGGAGCTCAAGAAGGTCGGCCACATCGCCCTTGATCTGCGCGACCTTCCTCCGGCCGGAGCCTGGCACAATTTCCCCTGCTGCGTCATGGCGGCCCGGGATGCGGTCATCGCCGAACATCCCGAGGTTCTGCGCAAGACGGTCGAGCTTTTGACCAAATCCGGTCACTGGTGCAACGAGCACAAGCCCGAGGAAGGTGGGATTCTCGCCGGCTGGACGGGTTCCCCGGCTGAAGCGGTGCAGAAATCCACCATCATCTACACGACCGAGCCCTCGGAAAACTGGATGCTCGGCCAGGGCACCTATCTTGATATCCTGAACTCGATGAACAAGTTCCGAGGCGAACTCAAAGGCAAGAGCCTCGCTGAAGTCAAAGACAAGCTCTTTGATTTCAGCTTCCTGAGCAAAAACTAA
- a CDS encoding sulfurtransferase TusA family protein, producing MKQVVDAKGLSCPQPVLMAMQAMRANGSGEIEVVVDNEASRENVSRAAQSQGWSVAEVELDGGEFRLSLTKS from the coding sequence ATGAAACAGGTAGTTGACGCCAAAGGTTTGTCGTGCCCCCAGCCGGTGCTCATGGCCATGCAGGCCATGCGCGCAAACGGTTCCGGGGAAATCGAGGTGGTCGTGGATAACGAGGCCAGCCGGGAAAATGTTTCTCGTGCCGCGCAGAGTCAGGGTTGGAGCGTGGCCGAGGTTGAGCTTGATGGAGGGGAATTCAGATTGTCCCTGACGAAGTCATGA
- the yedE gene encoding YedE family putative selenium transporter: MARGVKNVFATTAGIVAVGAVIGVVAAFLQKSGNPANMAICVACFGRDIAGAIGLHRAAVVQYMRPEIIGFVLGSFVAALAFKEFKPNGGSAPLARFILGMIAMIGALVFLGCPWRVILRLAGGDGNALFGLLGLVTGVWIGTIFFKNGFNLGRAQSQSIGTGLLMPLLMLGLLALRLLFPPVAGEAQSGVLWYSLKGPGAAYAPLFLSLGAGLGIGFLAQRSRFCTMGAIRDVLLFRQWYLMFGFLSLLITALIANVILGQFNPGFEGQPVAHTMWFWNFAGMLVAGLAFALAGGCPGRQLFMSGEGNSDAGIFVLGSLAGAGIAHNFGLASSPNGIGPYGVEAVVICLIVLMFIGFTNRK; this comes from the coding sequence ATGGCACGTGGAGTGAAGAATGTCTTTGCCACGACTGCGGGGATTGTGGCCGTAGGTGCTGTGATCGGGGTAGTCGCCGCATTTTTGCAGAAGTCCGGCAATCCTGCGAACATGGCCATTTGCGTGGCCTGTTTCGGACGCGACATTGCTGGCGCCATAGGTCTGCACCGAGCCGCCGTGGTGCAGTACATGCGCCCCGAGATTATCGGCTTCGTGCTTGGGTCTTTCGTGGCGGCCCTGGCTTTCAAGGAATTCAAGCCTAATGGGGGGTCGGCTCCGCTGGCGCGTTTTATCTTGGGCATGATCGCCATGATCGGAGCGCTGGTTTTCCTGGGATGCCCGTGGCGGGTGATACTTCGACTGGCCGGAGGCGACGGTAATGCCTTGTTCGGGCTCTTGGGCCTTGTTACCGGTGTCTGGATAGGTACGATTTTCTTCAAGAATGGCTTTAATTTGGGGCGAGCCCAGTCCCAGTCCATCGGCACGGGGCTGCTCATGCCTCTGCTCATGCTAGGCCTTCTGGCTTTGCGGCTGCTTTTTCCGCCAGTGGCCGGAGAAGCCCAGAGCGGCGTGCTCTGGTACTCCCTCAAAGGTCCCGGAGCGGCCTACGCACCTCTTTTCCTTTCACTTGGCGCGGGCCTGGGTATCGGTTTTCTGGCACAACGCAGCCGGTTTTGCACCATGGGCGCCATTCGCGACGTTCTGCTTTTCAGGCAGTGGTATCTCATGTTCGGTTTTCTTTCGCTTTTGATCACCGCTTTGATCGCCAACGTCATTCTTGGCCAATTCAATCCCGGGTTTGAAGGCCAGCCGGTGGCGCACACCATGTGGTTCTGGAATTTCGCGGGGATGCTTGTGGCCGGTCTGGCATTTGCCTTGGCGGGTGGATGTCCCGGCAGGCAGCTTTTCATGTCCGGCGAAGGCAATAGCGACGCGGGGATATTCGTATTGGGATCTCTGGCAGGCGCAGGAATCGCCCACAATTTCGGGCTGGCCAGTTCGCCCAATGGTATCGGCCCTTACGGAGTCGAGGCGGTCGTTATCTGCCTGATCGTACTGATGTTCATCGGGTTCACAAATCGAAAATAG
- a CDS encoding acyl-CoA dehydratase activase, whose amino-acid sequence MTVLGIDIGSRSIEVVAMDQGKVVEKRQAPTTFNPVAQLLALLDGLDAGLAVATGYGRKLVQDLDLGFPVETITEIKAHGLGAHHLFPAGRTVLDIGGQDTKALSLLPSGRVGKFEMNDRCAAGTGKFLEYTAQIFQIPVRDFGAYALGGDKPPIINSMCTVFAETEATSLMAQGVRPENIALGLHLSIARRTANMLSRVGLVLPLIFVGGVAHNPCMRQLLSEQTGAVIGETLFIPEEPDMTGALGAALWAESLGAS is encoded by the coding sequence ATGACGGTTCTGGGCATCGACATCGGCTCCCGCTCCATTGAAGTGGTGGCCATGGATCAGGGCAAGGTGGTGGAAAAGCGGCAGGCTCCCACCACCTTCAACCCGGTGGCGCAGCTTCTGGCGCTCCTTGATGGCCTGGATGCCGGACTGGCGGTGGCCACGGGGTACGGGCGAAAACTGGTGCAGGACCTGGATCTTGGCTTCCCCGTGGAAACCATCACCGAAATAAAGGCCCACGGTCTTGGCGCGCACCATCTTTTCCCGGCGGGCCGGACCGTGCTCGACATCGGCGGACAGGACACCAAGGCCCTGTCCCTCTTGCCCAGCGGCCGGGTCGGAAAGTTCGAAATGAACGATCGTTGCGCGGCTGGCACGGGGAAATTCCTGGAGTACACGGCCCAGATCTTCCAGATCCCGGTCCGGGATTTCGGGGCATACGCCCTTGGCGGCGACAAACCGCCCATCATCAACTCCATGTGCACGGTCTTCGCCGAGACCGAGGCCACATCTCTCATGGCCCAGGGCGTGCGCCCCGAGAACATCGCGCTCGGCCTGCACCTCTCCATCGCCCGGCGCACGGCGAACATGCTCAGCCGCGTGGGCCTCGTCCTGCCGCTGATCTTTGTCGGCGGCGTAGCCCACAACCCGTGCATGCGCCAGTTGCTCTCCGAGCAGACGGGTGCCGTCATCGGCGAAACCCTGTTCATCCCGGAGGAACCGGACATGACAGGAGCCCTGGGCGCTGCGCTGTGGGCCGAAAGCCTTGGGGCAAGCTGA